Genomic segment of bacterium:
TTTTATGCTACGTTCTTGAGCGCGAATGCTTTTGACGGTCGCGTGGACAATCTCGCCGATATTCCGCCGCTCCCCATTGGCATCTTTAAGAAACGGACGTTGCTCTCCGTTCCGCAAAGCGACATCGTAAAAATGACCCATTCGAGCGCCACAACGAGCGGCACGCCGAGCTCTATTTCCATTGATCGAGTTACCCGAGAGCGGCAGAGAACGGCGCTTTCTAAAATCATGTCTTCGCTTCTCGGTGGGGAGCGCAGGCCGTTTGTTATCTTTGACAGTCGCTCCGTTGTAGAGTCAACGGCAGAGGAACTTTCTTCCCGCGCTACCACGATCCGCGGGCTGCTCGCTTTTTCGTCTGGTTTCTTTTGCCTGCTTGATAGCGAACTTCAGTTACGCGCGTCTGTACTGCAAGAGGCACTGAAAAAAATGGACGGGCGGTCTCCGGTATTTTTTGGCGTCACCACAATACTCTATGAAATTTTCCAAAAATATAAACACGATCGGGACGTACGCGCCCTGCTAAAAGAATTTCCACATCCGACCGTACTTTTTAGCGGCGGGTGGAAAAAGTTGGCGAGCATGAATATCGACCACGAGTCGTTCAAAAAAGGCCTTGCCGAATTTTTTTCTGTTGCGAGGAACGACCTTATTGATTTTTACGGCATGATAGAGCAGCCGGGGGTGATTTATCCTGAATGTGCATACGGCTACAAGCATGTGCCCGCGTATGCAGAGGTTATTATTCGTGATCTAAGAAGCATGCGGCCTCTCGGCGCGAGCCAGGAGGGGATGATCGAGGTTCTCTCGCCCCTTGCCCATAGCTACCCGGGCATCGCCCTGCTTACCGATGACATCGGGAGCCTCGGAGGAAATGACGGCTGCACATGCGGACGGCGGGGACAATTTTTTTCTTTCGTGCGCAGAGCTCCTGAAGCGGAAACCAAAGGATGTGCCGACGCTCTAGAGCTGCCGCCATAAACGTATGCGAATACAAAGCCTGTTTTTCGAGGGCAAAAAAGAGCATACCGAGCGCGAGCTTGCCGATGTGGTGCGAGCGCTTGAAGATTCGCGCGCTGCCCTGCACAATATTCCGGTTGATGAGATTCTTGATTTTTTTGGCGTCCTTAGCGCGCGAATCGCCCGATTATCTCATCCGGCGCAAAAAACCGGAGGCAATTTTGGAGACTTGGTGCATTTTCTTAAAAAAGAAAACTTGGGAAAAAACCTAGACCTTGCTCTGAGGGGAAAACGTGCGTACCTCGACGGTTTTATACAGCCGGAGGGGTTTGATTTTTTCCTGCACGCCCAACCTAGGGGACTCGTGGTCGAGTGGCTTGCCGGCAATATCCCGCTGCTCGGCATATATTCCCTGGCGCAGGTGACGGCCACCAAGAACGTTTTGCTCACGAAAGCGCCCAAGAAAAATTACGAGATTTTGCTTGACATGCTCGAGATAGCGGCTGACGCGGCGCGGGGGCATAAAGGATGGGAGCGTATCATCAATTCGGTAAGTGTTATAGGTGTCCCAAAAAACGACAGAGCTGCCCACGAGGAACTTTCCCGTTTTGCCGATGTCCGTATACTGTGGGGTGGTGAAGAGAGCGTCAAAGCGATTTTGTCTCTTTCTAAAAATTTTTGGACTGAAGATATCGTATACGGCCCGAAGTACTCGTATGCTCTGATCAGCAAAGCGGTTCCTCAAGACCGCATGAGAACTATAGCCAGCGCCCTCGCCGTTGACGTGGCAAATTTTGATCAGTACGCCTGTTCTTCTCCCCACGTTGTTTTTATTGAAGCGGGTGGAGTAGCGACGCCTGAGGTATTCGGTCAGATACTTGCAAAGGAGCTCGAAAGGACAACACGGCTCCTCCTCCCCAAGGGAGAGATGGATGCGGAAACGGTTATGCAGATATTGACTCTGCGCGCAGAGTATGCCTCACGGGGAGAGGTTATTATTCCTCAAGGAAACGCTACCGACTGGACAGTCATTATAACGAACGAGGAAGGTTTTTCGCCCATCGTCGGTTCCCGCACTATTTTTATAAAACCAATAAAAAGCATCTCTGATCTGGCGTCACTAAACAGTCACAAAATTCAGACTATCGGCTTTGTGGGCGCTCCTGAAGAAGATTTGCAAAAAATAGATGACCTAACATTGAAGGGCGGTGACCGTCTCCCGCAATTGGGGAATATGAGCTTTTTCGCTTCTCCCTGGGACGGACTCTTCGCCATGGATCGGCTGGTGCGCTGGGTCCGCTATCACTAAAATGCTCGCAGAAAATTTTACAACCCGGTATCTTACCGAGCATGACCGCGGCGCTCTCACGGGCTTTATGAAGCGCGCCTACGGCGACCACTACATTCTTACGGACGAAAAATTTTTCGAGTGGTACACGCACCCTCCGCGAGTAAGTGACGAAAAAAGTTCGCTGCCGATCATCGGGACATTTTGGAAAAATGCGCTGGTCGGGCACATATTTGTCATCCCACATTACTTCAGCAACAGAACGGGGGCGA
This window contains:
- a CDS encoding acyl-CoA reductase codes for the protein MRIQSLFFEGKKEHTERELADVVRALEDSRAALHNIPVDEILDFFGVLSARIARLSHPAQKTGGNFGDLVHFLKKENLGKNLDLALRGKRAYLDGFIQPEGFDFFLHAQPRGLVVEWLAGNIPLLGIYSLAQVTATKNVLLTKAPKKNYEILLDMLEIAADAARGHKGWERIINSVSVIGVPKNDRAAHEELSRFADVRILWGGEESVKAILSLSKNFWTEDIVYGPKYSYALISKAVPQDRMRTIASALAVDVANFDQYACSSPHVVFIEAGGVATPEVFGQILAKELERTTRLLLPKGEMDAETVMQILTLRAEYASRGEVIIPQGNATDWTVIITNEEGFSPIVGSRTIFIKPIKSISDLASLNSHKIQTIGFVGAPEEDLQKIDDLTLKGGDRLPQLGNMSFFASPWDGLFAMDRLVRWVRYH